A genomic segment from Triticum dicoccoides isolate Atlit2015 ecotype Zavitan chromosome 1A, WEW_v2.0, whole genome shotgun sequence encodes:
- the LOC119366329 gene encoding peroxidase 5-like → MKHCFSLAAALAVVTLAALLSSDAVVACIDVGFYDRTSPSAETLVQQTVAAAFGNDSGVAPAIIRLHFHDCFVKGCDGSVLIDSTPGNKAEKDSAPNFPSLRFFDVVDRAKAALEAQCPGVVSCADVLAFAARDSIVLSGGLGYQVPAGRRDGRVSTETDALNNLPGPTSTASDLVAGFAAKNLTVEDIVVLSGAHNIGVSHCSSFTERIYNFPNTTDGIDPKLSKAYAFLLKGICPPNSNQTFPTTTTLMDLITPARFDNKYYVGLANNLGLFQSDAALLTNATMKSLVDSFVRSEAAFRTRFARSMLKMGQIEVLSGAQGEIRRNCRVINPTNVTSAGAVHHHLLPRSSGSSGTNQVAAS, encoded by the exons atgaAACACTGCTTCAGCCTCGCCGCGGCGCTGGCCGTCGTGACCCTGGCCGCGCTTCTCTCGTCGGACGCCGTGGTCGCATGCATCGACGTGGGCTTCTACGACAGGACCAGCCCGTCCGCCGAGACCCTGGTGCAGCAGACCGTGGCCGCCGCCTTCGGCAACGACTCCGGCGTCGCTCCGGCCATCATCCGCCTCCacttccacgactgcttcgtcaAG GGCTGCGACGGCTCCGTGCTGATCGACTCGACGCCTGGCAACAAGGCGGAGAAGGACTCGGCGCCCAACTTCCCCAGCCTCCGCTTCTTCGACGTggtggaccgcgccaaggcggccctCGAGGCGCAGTGCCCCGGcgtcgtctcctgcgccgacgtccTCGCCTTCGCGGCGCGGGACAGCATCGTGCTGTCGGGCGGCCTCGGGTACCAGGTGCCCGCCGGGCGCCGGGACGGCCGTGTGTCCACCGAAACGGACGCGCTCAACAACCTGCCCGGGCCGACGTCCACCGCCTCCGACCTGGTCGCCGGCTTCGCCGCCAAGAACCTCACCGTCGAGGACATCGTCGTCCTCTCGGGCGCCCACAACATCGGCGTCTCCCACTGCAGCAGCTTCACCGAGCGGATCTACAACTTCCCCAACACAACCGACGGG ATTGACCCGAAGCTGAGCAAGGCGTACGCGTTCTTGCTCAAGGGCATCTGCCCGCCGAACAGCAACCAGACGTTCCCGACGACGACGACGCTCATGGACCTCATCACGCCGGCGAGGTTCGACAACAAGTACTACGTGGGGCTGGCCAACAACCTGGGCCTCTTCCAGTCGGACGCGGCGCTGCTGACCAACGCCACCATGAAGTCGCTGGTGGACTCCTTCGTGCGCAGCGAGGCGGCGTTCCGGACCAGGTTCGCCAGGTCCATGCTCAAGATGGGGCAGATCGAGGTGCTCTCCGGGGCGCAGGGCGAGATCAGGCGCAACTGCAGGGTCATCAACCCCACCAACGTCACTAGTGCCGGCGCCGTTCACCATCATCTTCTCCCCAGATCATCAGGTTCTTCAGGAACCAACCAGGTGGCTGCAAGCTGA